A window of Trichoderma atroviride chromosome 3, complete sequence contains these coding sequences:
- a CDS encoding uncharacterized protein (BUSCO:EOG092D2LES), whose protein sequence is MNLLLSDDYLLQDYPESMTSTIRSGHATMLRFNRKGDYLASGRVDGTVVVWDLETMGVARKMRGHNKSITFLSWSKCGRYLLSTCQGWKAILWDLETGHRHREVRFRAPAYMAELHPWNHNIFVASLFEEQPLLVDVSEPVDVKRVLPSAPKRSNTENDAALKEKQAKEDAKQMTTSAIWTATGDHIIAGTSKGKLNIIDVKTLEIIYSEKICTGVITTMRITGSGRDLLVNSQDRIIRTFRIPNLSVEDLDPDTIQLPLEHKFQDVVNKLSWNHVTFSATGEYVAASTYNNHELYVWERNHGSLVCMLKDPKEEQGVIEWHPSRPLLAACGLETGRIYIWSVISPQKWSALAPDFAEVEENVEYTEREDEFDIYAQEEIHRRRLDAEDEDVDVLATDPTKEGDGLDNFRMPILFNLGESDSEDEFVAVSTGTMRRRSPGESQADLSAGAESSAPVRKKGGARGGRSKKK, encoded by the exons ATGAATCTCCTTCTTTCAGACGACTACCTCCTCCAGGATTATCCTGAGAGCATGACCAGCACGATCCGGTCCGGCCATGCGACGATGCTGAGGTTTAACCGCAAGGGCGACTACCTTGCCTCCGGACGAGTAGACGGAACCGTCGTTGTCTGGGATCTGGAGACAATGGGCGTCGCCCGAAAGATGAGAGGGCATAATAAGAGCATTACGTTCCTCAGCTGGTCAAAATGTGGACGGTATCTGCTCTCAACATGCCAGGGCTGGAAAGCCATACTTTGGGATCTGGAGACTGGGCACCGACACCGAGAGGTGCGCTTTCGTGCCCCTGCCTACATGGCTGAGCTCCATCCCTGGAACCA TAACATCTTTGTCGCGTCTCTATTCGAAGAGCAGCCGCTACTCGTCGATGTCTCGGAGCCAGTCGATGTCAAGCGCGTTCTGCCATCTGCACCAAAACGGTCCAATACTGAGAATGATGCTGCtctcaaagagaagcaggcaaaagaagatgcaaagcaGATGACGACGTCTGCCATTTGGACCGCAACGGGCGATCACATTATCGCGGGGACAAGTAAAGGCAAACTGAACATCATCGATGTCAAGACGCTCGAAATCATATACTCGGAAAAAATATGCACAGGAGTCATCACAACGATGCGAATAACGGGGTCAGGGCGAGATCTACTTGTGAATTCACAGGACCGCATCATCCGTACTTTTCGAATACCCAATCTTTCAGTCGAAGACCTCGACCCCGATACAATACAACTGCCCCTTGAACACAAATTTCAAGACGTCGTGAACAAGCTGTCTTGGAATCACGTCACATTTAGCGCTACGGGCGAATACGTGGCTGCATCCACCTACAATAATCACGAGCTCTACGTTTGGGAGAGAAACCATGGCAGCTTAGTCTGCATGCTGAAAGATCCGAAAGAGGAGCAAGGTGTTATCGAGTGGCATCCTTCTCGGCCCCTCTTGGCTGCCTGTGGCTTGGAGACGGGCCGCATATATATTTGGTCCGTCATTAGTCCCCAGAAGTGGTCGGCGCTGGCGCCAGATTTTGCCGAAGTCGAAGAGAATGTAGAGTACACGGAACGAGAGGACGAGTTCGACATATATGCACAAGAAGAGATTCATCGAAGGCGACTTGAcgccgaggacgaggatgtgGATGTCCTCGCGACTGATCCCAcgaaagagggagatggcCTGGATAACTTTCGCATGCCTATTCTATTCAACTTGGGCGAGAGCGATAGCGAGGACGAGTTTGTTGCGGTTTCGACTGGAACTATGCGGCGGAGGAGCCCTGGAGAAAGTCAAGCTGACTTGAGCGCCGGAGCAGAGTCGTCTGCCCCTGTGCGTAAGAAGGGAGGTGCTAGGGGAGgaagaagtaaaaagaagTAG
- a CDS encoding uncharacterized protein (BUSCO:EOG092D3THJ), producing MANSKFEYVRNFEQPDSLMPNTWVVVRIDGRGFTKMCAKYEFEKPNDKRALDLMNAAAMAVVTDLPEITISYGVSDEYSFVFHKSCNLFERRASKLVSTVVSTFTANYVYLWSTYFPDTPLSFPLPTFDGRAVCYPTVQNLRDYMSWRQADCHINNLYNTAFWKLIQLGGA from the exons ATGGCAAATTCCAA ATTTGAATATGTTCGAAATTTTGAGCAGCCAGACTCCCTCATGCCCAATACTTGGGTCGTAGTGCGCATCGATGGGAGGGGATTTACCAA AATGTGCGCCAAATATGAATTCGAAAAGCCAAATGACAAGAGAGCGCTGGATCTTATGAATGCAGCGGCTATGGCGGTTGTGACTGATTTACCAGAAATCACCATATCTTACGGAGTCAGCGACGAATACAG CTTCGTCTTTCATAAGTCATGCAACCTCTTCGAGAGGAGAGCAAG CAAACTTGTGAGCACAGTTGTTTCTACGTTTACGGCAAACTATGTCTATCTCTGGTCGACATACTTTCCGGACACCCCTCTCTCGTTTCCTCTTCCGACATTTGATGGTCGAGCTGTCTGCTATCCAACGGTGCAGAATCTGCGTGACTACATGAGTTGGAGACAGGCTGATT GCCACATCAACAACTTATACAATACAGCCTTCTGGAAACTAATACAGCTGGGGGGGGCTTGA
- a CDS encoding uncharacterized protein (BUSCO:EOG092D4AAG), with protein MDAHALLSAQGWRGTGHSLHKTDDSIGLAKPLLLNRKANTKGLGNTKHFTSDMWWMNAFDEQLKGLDTSKKGQVVQTVKTGKLNALDHGNVSKYSVYASFVRGGFLDGTLSVETTDDSTSSDSEKSDDKKTEAKATKSKETKEEKRVRKEEKRKRKEARALRRAAKAERRLKRAGAKKDTSDSGSSGKEEKLLRRVQKEEKRKRKELKKEKI; from the coding sequence ATGGATGCGCACGCGCTTCTTTCCGCCCAGGGTTGGCGAGGAACCGGCCATTCTCTACACAAGACAGACGACTCAATTGGCCTCGCAAAGCCTCTCTTACTCAATCGCAAGGCCAACACCAAGGGCCTTGGCAACACAAAACATTTCACAAGCGACATGTGGTGGATGAACGCCTTTGACGAGCAGTTGAAAGGCCTCGACACCTCTAAAAAGGGCCAGGTCGTGCAAACCGTCAAGACCGGCAAGCTCAACGCGCTAGATCACGGGAACGTGTCAAAATACTCGGTTTACGCTTCATTTGTACGAGGCGGGTTTCTCGATGGAACACTCAGTGTAGAGACGACAGACGACTCGACAAGCAGCGATTCGGAGAAGAGCGACGATAAGAAGACAGAGGCGAAAGCTACAAAATCCAAGGAGaccaaagaggagaagagagttcgaaaagaagagaaaaggaagcgAAAAGAGGCTAGAGCTCTGAGAAGAGCGGCCAAGGCTGAAAGAAGGTTAAAGAGAGCCGGGGCGAAGAAAGACACGTCTGATTCTGGCAGTagtggaaaagaagagaaactcCTTAGACGTGTgcagaaggaagaaaagcgCAAGCGgaaagaattaaaaaaggagaaaatcTAA
- a CDS encoding uncharacterized protein (EggNog:ENOG41~TransMembrane:2 (i270-296o302-332i)) — MAPLCADPRQIVIALNPARRKALLSLVQEIISGMISELETHPDELGSIAPEDEGNRDDESVSPDLSEKAGRSASQGGRAQSVSLQKVKTTNEAEKVLGAALAYTLEWRDEVVSKLEEIVNVEETNKITTERKTRREALDKKKLDMPSNDRFLVDVDGMPVDETEDVSMLQSVYKPIPTKLTTIPIEDREEALGCVLLLLLSTGVYSAHSRALVLYLASSLGISSTFLNKEESEIAMSLMESSTANKDTKEAMSADAEAAKRKQQNKVSRFWKVGLASVAGAAVIGVTGGLAAPLVAGALGGILGGVGLGGIASFLGIFWMNGALVGTLFGAYGAKMTGEMMDNYAKEVEDFKFLPLREESTTGDPEEITKEQKEQRRLRVTIGINGWLNTEDDIKKPWRTLSTDTEVFALRYEMNVLLKLGTALTDLVRSVAWKAFKAEIIKRTLLATLWAALWPIQVLAVASNVDNPFNRGHNRSRKAGQLLADALINKVQGERPVTLMGYSLGAATIHACLQSLAERHAFGLVDTVILIGTPAPLQLSSLADNPACCLRKDLQRLLRE; from the exons ATGGCGCCTCTCTGCGCAGATCCGCGCCAGATCGTGATAGCCCTGAATCCCGCCAGGCGAAAGGCGCTGCTATCTCTTGTCCAGGAGATCATTTCTGGCATGATCTCCGAGCTGGAGACTCATCCTGACGAATTAGGATCCATCGCACCAGAGGACGAAGGCAATCGAGACGATGAATCGGTCTCGCCAGACCTGTCTGAGAAAGCCGGGCGCTCTGCATCTCAAGGCGGCAGGGCTCAGAGCGTGTCGCTGCAGAAAGTAAAAACCACCAACGAGGCAGAGAAAGTTCTCGGGGCGGCATTGGCATACACGCTGGAGTGGCGAGATGAAGTCGTATCCAAGCTTGAAGAGATTGTGAACGTGGAAGAGACGAACAAGATTACAACTGAGAGGAAGACTCGACGTGAGGctttggacaagaagaagctggatatGCCCAGTAACGATCGCTTTCTCGTTGATGTGGATGGCATGCCTGTTGATGAGACAGAAGATGTTTCCATGCTGCAGTCGGTATATAAACCGATACCCACCAAGTTGACAACCATCCCCATCGAGGatcgagaagaagccctcGGCTGTGTGCTGCTATTGCTTCTCTCTACAGGGGTATACTCAGCTCACTCTCGTGCCTTGGTGCTTTATCTGGCGTCATCGCTGGGGATTTCTTCAACGTTTCTTAACAAGGAAGAATCAGAAATCGCCATGTCGCTGATGGAGTCCTCTACAGCTAACAAAGACACAAAGGAAGCCATGTCTGCCGACGCTGAGGCCGCCAAGCGCAAACAACAGAACAAGGTCAGTCGCTTCTGGAAAGTCGGGCTGGCATCTGTAGCTGGCGCTGCGGTTATTGGAGTTACCGGAGGCTTGGCCGCTCCTCTGGTTGCCGGAGCGCTTGGGGGTATTCTTGGAGGCGTTGGTCTAGGAGGTATTGCAAGCTTTCTCGGTATCTTCTGGATGAACGGGGCTTTGGTTGGAACTCTTTTTGGAGCCTATGGCGCCAAGATGACT gGCGAAATGATGGATAACTACGCGAAAGAGGTCGAGGATTTCAAATTTCTTCCTCTCAGAGAAGAGTCTACAACAGGTGACCCGGAGGAAATTaccaaagagcaaaaagagcagcGTCGTCTCCGCGTTACTATCGGAATCAATGGTTGGCTTAACACAGAAGATGATATCAAGAAACCCTGGCGCACTCTGAGTACCGACACCGAAGTCTTTGCTCTACGCTACGAGATGAACGTTCTTCTTAAACTGGGCACCGCACTAACCGACCTTGTCCGCTCCGTTGCCTGGAAGGCCTTCAAGGCAGAAATCATCAAGCGGACCTTGCTGGCGACTCTCTGGGCTGCCCTCTGGCCGATTCAAGTCTTGGCCGTTGCTTCCAACGTGGACAATCCGTTCAACCGTGGGCACAACAGATCCCGAAAGGCtgggcagcttctcgccgaTGCACTCATTAATAAAGTCCAGGGCGAACGGCCCGTCACACTGATGGGCTATTCCCTCGGCGCTGCAACCATCCATGCCTGTTTACAGTCTCTTGCCGAACGTCATGCCTTTGGTCTAGTCGATACGGTCATCCTTATCGGCACTCCAGCCCCcctccagctcagctcacTGGCGGACAATCCGGCCTGTTGTCTCAGGAAAGATCTTCAACGTCTACTCCGAGAATGA
- a CDS encoding uncharacterized protein (EggNog:ENOG41) — MHSLALGVAGLQPIKDVNGIVNVNLSDSVSGHLRYPSLTGEILHKCGFVNVKAGTEIETEEDVIQMKDKEADLLDFSEGHDDHFKAVDKSAESLQGLTITPPALLPSYEAATKPAISRRPVGGSGPESPRPPPRTAESVPPIAMHDEDEIPPPLPRRQTVPLQEIRIPRRPVPTKTEEPASPKTPLTPQYDSDDERHGSISMVDRDVDDD; from the coding sequence ATGCACAGTCTCGCCCTCGGAGTCGCCGGCCTGCAGCCCATCAAAGACGTCAACGGGATCGTGAATGTGAACTTGAGCGATAGTGTCAGCGGCCATCTCCGATATCCCTCCCTCACGGGCGAGATCTTGCACAAATGTGGCTTCGTAAACGTCAAGGCCGGAACGGAAATCGAAACGGAAGAGGACGTCATCCAGATGAAAGACAAGGAAGCAGACCTTCTCGACTTTAGTGAAGGACATGATGACCACTTCAAGGCCGTAGACAAGTCTGCCGAGTCTCTTCAAGGTCTGACAATTACGCCTCCGGCTCTTTTGCCAAGCTACGAAGCTGCTACCAAGCCTGCCATCTCCAGACGACCTGTCGGCGGGTCTGGACCAGAATCTCCgcgccctcctcctcgaaCGGCAGAGTCTGTACCTCCAATCGCGATgcatgacgaagatgagatcCCTCCACCTCTACCCAGACGCCAGACCGTTCCCTTGCAAGAGATTCGGATTCCTCGACGCCCAGTTCCGACCAAGACTGAGGAGCCTGCTAGCCCAAAAACGCCACTGACTCCGCAGTACGATTCCGATGATGAACGCCACGGGTCTATTTCGATGGTAGACAGGGACGTGGATGATGATTGA
- a CDS encoding uncharacterized protein (TransMembrane:1 (n3-11c16/17o754-773i)~SECRETED:SignalP(1-19)): MRGWIACVFLLAQATAAVCSHDQKPLGSQNDHSAHTAADKHAVESFLDVGAEQDGAAFIQPGSDLVDAALAELRKIPLPPRRKRESSGIFSSALRLVLRTIPTGPVIAPSQPKATATSGPLVNAVELLEQAAQQNNSDALYMLADFNFFGNYSHPRDLHAAFKHYQQLAFSHGNTTAQYMLGVYYSTGIGGVVLQDQAKALLYYTFAAVRGDTRAEMAAGFRHLAGIGATKSCETAVKYYKRVADKAIDWYRSGPPGGMAWIAQSWRIADDFGGLYGEGASASSAGMNAFKPRVNSDANAAIGDIIEYLDLMSQQSDSKATLNLGQIYYEGQRGLDNDFELARKYFLLVASRYWKKDGRPVENAKSGIDKLAGKAAGYLGKMYLRGDGVPQNFDRAKIWFDRGSSQADALSRYGLGLMYLHGYGVKENIAKAVELFRVSADHDYAPAQVQMGQLYLDQGGQEDVRIANNYFELAARYGNIEANYYLAELVFHGVGREKLCSMALSYYKSVAEKAEPLVSSWADANDAYEVKAYDLAFLEYLLAAEQGYERAQTNVAWILDTVQSKLPISEVLRKRNDKSGLLDNPALALIYWTRASRQSNIDALVKMGDYYFYGIGTEQDIGKAVQCYTGASDYSQSAQALFNLGWMHENGIGLTQDFHLAKRYYDHALAVNDEAYLPVTLGLLKLRIRSAWNTLTNGPVHSIQDEPKKKKDWSLSEWITNFLEDEGLPYEDDYLDDMYDGTIGDDDEDILDGVVESTLIIGITLALVFLLWWRQRMQQQHAQNVEGERQNQRQQQGNPINPEDAFPAWAGGGMGL, translated from the exons ATGAGAGGCTGGATAGCCTGTGTCTTCC TGCTTGCGCAGGCCACAGCGGCGGTATGTTCTCACGACCAAAAGCCTCTTGGCAGCCAAAACGACCACTCGGCGCACACTGCCGCGGATAAGCATGCGGTCGAATCCTTCCTGGATGTTGGCGCAGAGCAGGATGGTGCTGCCTTTATACAGCCTG GAAGCGACCTTGTCGACGCTGCGCTCGCCGAGCTCCGAAAGATACCTCTACCGCCTCGAAGAAAACGGGAATCATCAGGAATATTCAGCTCAGCTCTACGTCTAGTCCTCAGAACTATCCCGACCGGCCCCGTCATCGCACCATCACAGCCCAAGGCGACGGCGACCAGCGGCCCTCTAGTCAATGCAGTAGAGCTACTTGAACAAGCAGCTCAGCAAAACAATTCCGACGCATTATACATGCTTGCTGACTTCAACTTTTTTGGCAACTACAGCCACCCCAGGGACCTTCATGCCGCCTTTAAGCACTACCAACAACTAGCATTTAGCCATGGAAATACTACGGCACAGTACATGCTTGGGGTATACTACTCAACTGGCATTGGCGGTGTTGTTCTCCAAGATCAAGCCAAGGCGCTTCTCTATTACACCTTTGCTGCCGTTCGAGGAGATACAAGAGCTGAAATGGCTGCTGGTTTCCGGCATCTGGCAGGAATCGGAGCTACCAAGAGCTGTGAAACTGCCGTCAAGTACTACAAGCGCGTGGCAGATAAAGCTATAGATTGGTACCGTTCTGGTCCCCCAGGCGGAATGGCATGGATTGCTCAGTCATGGCGCATCGCAGACGACTTTGGAGGCTTGTACGGAGAGGGGGCGAGCGCTTCTAGTGCCGGCATGAACGCGTTCAAGCCCAGGGTCAACTCAGACGCCAACGCTGCTATTGGCGATATCATTGAATATCTAGATCTCATGTCTCAACAAAGTGATTCGAAGGCTACACTCAACCTGGGACAGATCTACTATGAGGGCCAGAGAGGACTAGACAACGACTTCGAACTAGCCCGGAAGTACTTTCTTCTAGTTGCCTCAAGATATTGGAAGAAGGATGGGCGCCCCGTAGAAAATGCCAAGTCTGGCATTGACAAGCTAGCCGGGAAGGCAGCTGGCTATCTTGGCAAAATGTATTTGAGGGGAGATGGAGTTCCTCAGAATTTCGACAGAGCAAAGATTTGGTTTGATCGTGGCTCCTCACAAGCTGATGCGCTGTCGCGATATGGCCTAGGACTAATGTACCTGCACGGCTATGGTGTCAAAGAGAATATTGCGAAGGCTGTGGAGCTGTTCAGAGTATCTGCTGATCATGATTATGCTCCTGCGCAGGTCCAAATGGGCCAGCTCTACCTCGACCAAGGCGGCCAGGAGGATGTTCGGATCGCGAATAACTACTTTGAGCTAGCTGCTCGTTATGGCAACATTGAGGCAAATTACTACCTGGCAGAACTGGTTTTCCATGGCGTGGGCCGTGAAAAGCTTTGCAGCATGGCGCTGAGCTACTACAAGAGCGTGGCTGAAAAAGCAGAGCCCCTCGTATCGTCGTGGGCAGATGCGAATGATGCATACGAAGTCAAGGCCTATGATCTGGCGTTCCTGGAGTATCTCTTAGCTGCCGAGCAGGGCTACGAGAGGGCGCAAACTAACGTTGCATGGATCCTCGATACTGTCCAATCTAAATTACCGATCTCTGAGGTGCTGCGTAAGCGGAACGACAAGTCTGGTCTCTTGGATAACCCTGCCTTGGCGCTCATTTACTGGACACGAGCATCAAGACAATCAAACATTGATGCTCTCGTCAAAATGGGCGACTACTACTTTTATGGTATCGGTACCGAACAAGATATTGGTAAAGCGGTACAGTGCTATACCGGTGCTTCTGATTATTCGCAGAGCGCCCAGGCACTTTTCAACCTGGGATGGATGCATGAAAATGGCATTGGGCTGACACAAGATTTCCATCTCGCCAAGCGGTACTACGATCACGCGCTGGCTGTCAACGATGAAGCCTATCTCCCCGTCACTCTCGGTCTATTAAAACTTCGGATACGAAGCGCTTGGAATACTCTGACGAATGGCCCTGTCCATTCTATCCAAGACGAACCGA agaaaaagaaagactggTCGCTCTCGGAGTGGATAACCAACTTCTTAGAGGACGAGGGACTTCCGTACGAAGACGATTACCTTGACGATATGTACGACGGGACTATCggggatgacgatgaagacatCTTGGATGGCGTCGTTGAGAGCACTCTCATCATAGGCATCACGCTGGCTCTTGTCTTCCTACTGTGGTGGAGACAGAGGATGCAGCAACAGCATGCCCAGAACGTCGAAGGAGAACGTCAGAACCAGAgacagcagcaaggcaaTCCTATAAATCCCGAAGATGCCTTTCCGGCCTGGGCAGGTGGAGGAATGGGCTTATAA
- a CDS encoding uncharacterized protein (BUSCO:EOG092D2N6I): MSSLKRKAATTGNETEAKKTRANGSISSFFGAAPKPAGAPAAPSPATRFDKAKWVEGLTAEQKELLKLEIDTLHDSWLALLKDDVTTKEFLDLKKFLNRETAAGKKWFPPKEDVYSWSRHTPFNEVKVVIVGQDPYHNVNQAHGMAFSVRPPTPAPPSLRNMYIALKKDYPSFVEPLNRGGLLTPWADRGVLMLNTCLTVRAHEANSHANRGWERFTQKVIDLVAQKRTRGVVFMAWGTPASKRVQRVDKQRHLVLLSVHPSPLSASRGFFDCGHFKAANEWLITRYGDDGEIDWALKPGNTTRKLVKEDAKEDAKEDAEPVANGNAKGAETLDESPEKSKESAKTNGASKSNKAELKSEEDDIDSDDEAALEEALKLAEEQTKN, encoded by the exons ATGTCAAGTCTCAAGAGAAAAGCGGCGACAACAGGCAACGAGACTgaggcaaagaaaacaagggcCAACGGcagcatttcttctttctttggtgCTGCCCCAAAGCCTGCTGGTGCTCCTGCCGCCCCCTCTCCAGCGACCAGGTTTGACAAGGCAAAATGGGTTGAAGGCTTGACTGCCGAGCAGAAGGAACTGCTCAAGCTTGAGATTGATACTCTCCACGACAGCTGGCTGGCATTGCTCAAGGATGACGTGACCACAAAGGAATTTCTTGACTTGAAGAAATTCTTGAACCGTGAGACGGCTGCTGGCAAGAAATGGTTTCCGCCAAAGGAAGACGTGTACTCCTG GTCTCGTCATACGCCATTCAACGaagtcaaagtcgtcatcgtcggccAAGATCCCTACCACAACGTGAACCAAGCCCACGGCATGGCCTTTTCCGTTCGACCGCCCACTCCGGCGCCACCGTCGCTCCGAAATATGTATATTGCTTTGAAGAAGGATTATCCTAGCTTCGTCGAGCCGCTGAACCGAGGTGGCTTGTTAACGCCATGGGCAGACCGAGGCGTGCTGATGCTCAATACCTGTCTTACTGTTCGTGCACATGAAGCCAATTCACATGCCAATCGCGGCTGGGAGCGATTCACGCAAAAGGTCATTGACCTCGTTGCTCAAAAGCGGACGCGAGGTGTGGTCTTCATGGCCTGGGGAACACCGGCCAGCAAGCGAGTGCAGAGGGTGGATAAACAACGCCACCTGGTGCTCCTCAGCGTTCACCCTAGCCCACTCAGCGCATCTAGGGGATTCTTTGACTGTGGTCATTTCAAAGCAGCAAACGAATGGCTCATCACTAGATATGGTGATGACGGGGAGATTGACTGGGCCCTGAAGCCCGGAAACACAACCAGGAAGCTTGTCAAGGAGgatgccaaagaagacgccaaagaagatgcgGAACCAGTAGCAAATGGAAATGCAAAGGGCGCAGAGACACTAGACGAGTCACCAGAGAAGTCAAAAGAGAGTGCAAAGACCAATGGTGCGTCTAAATCGAACAAGGCAGAACTCaaaagcgaagaagacgacatcGATTCcgatgacgaggctgcgtTGGAAGAAGCTCTTAAGCTTGCAGAAGAGCAAACCAAGAATTAA